From the Saccharomonospora marina XMU15 genome, the window TCCTCTCCGATCGAACCGACATCGCCGCCGTTGCCGATCGGATGGCGTGGGACGAACTGCCTGGCGAACTGGACGAGACCAAGGGTGGCCGGTGGTTCGAGATCCTGGCCCCCTCCCGCAGACCGGTCGCGCTGGCCGATCAACTCGTGCACGGCGGGCTGTTCGGCAGCGTGCTGTTCGACGGTGCTCACCCGCCCGGGATCGTCGACTTCGAACCCCACTACCGGCCGGGTGAGTGGGGCGCCGCCGTTGCCGCCATCGACGCGCTGGCGTGGGGCGGTGCCGACGCCGGACTGCTGCGCCGCTGGTCGCACCTGCCCGAGTGGCCGCAGCTGCTGCTGCGCGCCGTGATGTTCCGGCTCGCCTACCACGCACTGCACCCCCGCTCCACGGCGTCCGCGCTGGACGGGCTGCGGGTTGCGGCCAGCGAAGTCAGCCACCTGCTCTGACGCGGCGCCGGTCACCCGCTTCACCAGTGTGGGGCTCGGTTGGGCGGGGCAATGTCGCACGGCCGAAACATTCAGCCATGCCCGAGTAACACGGGCTGCCTACCGTCGGGTACCGCCGCCGATCAGCAGGAGGTGCGCAAGTTGACGGTGACGGCAGATCCGACGGCACCACAGCAGCCGAGCCCTACCGCGACCGCCACCCATTGCCCCTACTGCGCCTTGCAGTGCGCGATGACGATCAGCAAGGACGCGGAGGTGAAACCACGACAGTTCCCGACGAACGCGGGCGGGTTGTGCCAGAAGGGCTGGACCTCGGCCGCGCTGCTCGATTCCCCGGCACGGCTGACCACCCCGCTCGTGCGCCGAGCGGGTGAACTACGTCCGGCCTGCTGGTCCGAGGCGCTCGACCTCGTCGCGTCCCGGCTGGGACAGCTCGTGGCCGAGCACGGGCCCGACTCGGTGGCCGTGTTCGGTGGCGGTGGGCTCACCAACGAGAAGAGCTACCTGCTCGGCAAGTTCGCCAGGGTGGCACTGGGCACGTCCCAGATCGACTACAACGGCCGGTTCTGCATGTCCTCGGCCGCCGCCGCGGGCAACAGGGCGTTCGGGGTGGACAGGGGGCTGCCGTTCCCGCTCACCGACCTCGCCGAAGCCGACGCCGTCGTACTGGTCGGGGCCAATCCTGCCGAGACCATGCCACCGTTCGTGCAGCATCTTCGGGGTGCGAGCACCAAGGGCGGGCTGGTCGTCGTGGACCCGCGCCGCACGCCCACCGCCGAAAGGGCGAACCTGCACCTCGCGCCCGCGCCGGGCACCGACCTGGCACTGGCGCTGGGCATCCTGCACGCGGTGGTGGCCGACGGCCTGCTCCGCGAGTCCGTTGTGGCCGAGCGGACCACGGGTTTCGATGCGGCGTGGCGGATCGCGGCCGCGTACTGGCCGGAGCGGGTGGAGCGCATCACCGGGGTCAGCGCGGCCGATCAGCGCAGGGTCGCCTCGTTGCTCGCGGGCGCCCGCAACGCCTACGTCCTCACCGCCAGAGGCGCGGAGCAGCATGCCACCGGCGCCGACACGGTCAGCGCGTGGATCAACCTGGCGCTCGCGCTGGGGCTGCCCGGCAGGCCCGGTTCCGGATACGGCTGCCTGACAGGGCAGGGCAACGGTCAAGGCGGCAGGGAGCACGGCCAGAAGGCCGATCAGCTCCCCGGCTACCGCATGATCACCGACCCCGCCGCCCGCCAACACGTCGCCGCCGTCTGGGGCGTTCGGCCCGACTCGCTGCCCGGCCCCGGCCGGTCGGCATACGAACTGCTGGACGCGCTGGGTACCGACAGCGGGCCTCGCGCGCTGCTGGTGTTCGGAAGCAACGTGGTGGTCTCGGCTCCACACTCCGCCCACATCGCGGACCGGCTATCCACACTGGACTTCCTGGTGACCGCCGACCTCGTGCTCTCGGAGACCTCCGCGCTCGCCGACGTGGTGTTCCCGGTCACGCAATGGGCCGAGGAGGACGGCACGATGACCAACCTCGAAGGTCGGATACTGCTGCGGCGCAAGGCCGTGGACCCGCCGCCGGGGGTGCGCACCGACCTGGAGGTGATTTCCGATCTCGCGGCCAGGCTCGGTCAGCCGCAGGACAGGTTCCCCGCCGACGCCGAGACCGTCTTCGAGGAACTGCGCGCCGCCTCCGCCGGAGGTAGGGCCGACTACGCCGGAGTCAGCTACGACCGGTTGCGCGCGGGGGAGGCGCTGTACTGGCCGGTGCCGTCGGAATCGCATCCCGGAACACCGAGGATGTTCCTCGACGGCTTCGCGCATCCGGACGGTAAGGCGCGGTTCGTGCCGGTCGACCACACCGGCCCCGCCGAGCGACCCGACCCGGAGTTCCCGCTGTACGCCATCACCGGAAGGGTGTTGCCGCACTACCAGTCCGGCGCCCAGACCCGGCTGGTGGACGAGCTGAACAGCATCGTGTCCCAGTGCCACGTCGAGGTGCATCCCGATGTGGCGGCCCGGTCCGGGCTGCGCGACGGCGACCTCGCGCTGGTGACCTCCCGCAGGGGCGAGGTCGCCGCCAGGGTGCGTTGCGTCGACTCGATGCGCCCGGACGTGATCTTCCTGCCCTTCCATTTCCCGGCCGAACAGCGCGCCAACCTGCTCACCAACCCGGTACTGGACCCGGTGAGCCGGATGCCGGAGTTCAAGGTGTGCGCGGCGAGGTTGACGCCGAAGGACGGTGAACGATGAGCCCGCGCGATGTGGTCGTACTCGGTTACGGCATGGCGGGCGCCCGCCTCGCCGACGAGATCCGCCGCCGCGATCCCGACGCCGAGCGGGTGCGGTTGACGGTGATCGGGGACGAGCCTCACCACGCCTACAACCGGGTGCTGCTCTCCGCTGTGGTGGCGGGCACCATGCGCGCCGACTCGGTCCGGCTGCACGACGAGCACTGGGCGCAGGCGCAGCGGGTGGAGTTGCGGCTCGGTGTCGCCGCGACCCGCATCGACCGCGCGGCGCGACAGGTGTTGCTCGCAGACGGTACGCGGGTCGGCTACGACTCGCTGGTGCTCGCCACCGGAAGCAGGCCGCGGCTACCGCCGGTCGAGGGGCTCACCGTGGACGGATACCCCGCCGAAGGTGTGGTCGCGTTTCGCACGCTGGACGACTGCGAACGCATCCTGGCCTCGGCGGACGTCGGGGCACCGGTCGCGGTGCTCGGCGGCGGCCTGCTCGGGTTGGAGGCCGCAAGGGGACTGGCGGGGCGCGGCAACCTCGTCACGGTGGTGCACCCGATGGGCCACGTGATGGAGCGCCAGCTCGATGCCGCCGCGGGCGGCGTGCTCGCGGGCGCGCTGGCCAGGGCGGGTATCGACTTCCGGCTGGGCAGAACCGCCGCCAGGTACGTGCCGGGTGACGGGCTGAAGCTGGACGACGGCAGCCATGTCGAGGCCGATCTGGTGGTGGTGTCGGCAGGTGTGAGGGCCCAGACCGGGCTCGCCGCCGAGGCAGGACTCGCCGTCGACCACGGCGTGCTCGTCGACGACGCGCTGCGCACCAGCGACGGCCGGGTGTTCGCCATCGGCGACTGCGCGCAGCACGCCGCAACGGTCGCCGGCCTTGTGCAGCCGGCGTGGGACCAGGCTCAGGTACTCGCCGACCTGCTGACCGGCACCGACACCGCCGCCCGCTACCGGGGCAGCACGGCGGTGACCCGGCTCAAGGCGAAGGGGATCGACCTGGCGGCGCTTGGCGAGGCCCACGTGGAGTCCGACGATGCCGACGCCGAGGTGGTGTGTCTTCGCGATGCCGCGCGTGACCGCTACGCGAAGCTCGTGCTGCGTGAGAACCGGGTGACGGGCGCGATCGTGCTCGGACTGCCCGACGCGGCGGCGGCGATCACCCAGCTCTACGACACCAACGGCCCCGCGCCCAGCGACCGGCTGGCGTTGCTGCTCGGCAGGGCGCTGCCCTCGGGTGCGCCCAACGCGGCCAGTCCCGCCGACCTGCCCGCATCGGCGGTGGTGTGCCGGTGCAACTCGGTGAGCAAGGGCACGCTCGTCGACGCCTGGCGAGCCGGTTCGTCCACGGTGGAGGAGTTGGCCTCGGTGACGAGGGCTGGAACCGGTTGCGGCGGCTGCGCCGACACGGTGCGTGGAATCAGCGAGTGGCTCGCCAGCACCTCCTGAGAGCACCGCGTCGCTTCGACTCACCACCTCGATTGCCTTGTGTGAAGGGGAATTAGCACCACGGCGACCCGGGGGAACCGTCCGGGAAACGCCAGCTGCCTAGCGTGCTCTTCGGCTGCCGACCGATGCGTGAAGGAGACATTCATGACTGTCTTGGCCGACAACCCCACCGACCAGGGGCGCAGCAGCCGCCGGGGTAGGTGGATCGACCACTGGGAGCCGGAGGACGCGCGGTTCTGGGAGACCACCGGAAAGCGTACGGCGTGGAAGAACCTCGCCTTCTCGATCTTTTCCGAGCACGTCGGTTTCAACGTGTGGGTGCTGATGAGCATCGTGGTGGTGAACCTTCCCGCCATCGGCTACGACTTCAGTGTCGGCCAGACGTTTTGGCTGCTGATCGTGCCCAACCTCGTCGGCTCCACGTTGCGGGTGCCGTACACGTTCGCCATACCCCGGTTCGGTGGCAGGGCATGGACGACGGTGAGCTCGTCACTGCTCATGATCCCGTGCGTGATGCTGCTCTACGCCGTCACGAACGACTCGACACCGTACTGGTTCTTCCTGCTCACGGCGGCCGCGATGGGATTCGGTGGCGGCAACTTCTCCTCGTCGATGGCCAACATTTCCTTCTTCTTCCCCGAAGGCAAGAAGGGTCTCGCGCTCGGGCTCAACGCCGCGGGCGGCAATCTGGGCGTCGCGGTGACCCAGCTGCTGGTGCCGATCGTGATCAGCGCGGGAACCGGGATCAACCTCGGCTACGCGGCGCTGATGTGGATGCCCGTCGTCGTGGCCTCAGCCGCGTTCGCCTGGCTTTTCATGGACAGCATCACCTCGGCGAAGCCTGACGGCCGCTCCTACCGGATCGCGATGAGGAACAAGCACACCTGGGTGATGTCGTTCCTCTACATCGGAACGTTCGGATCGTTCATCGGCTACTCGTTCGCCTTCCCGACGCTGATCAAGCTCAGCTTCACCGAGTACGGCGATTTCGTGTCGCTGGCGTTCCTCGGTGCCGCCATCGGATCGATCACCCGACCGTTCGGAGGCTGGCTCTCGGACCGGATCGGCGGTGCGCGGGTGACGCTGTGGAACTTCGTCGGTCTCGTCGCAGGCACCGTCGGGGTGCTGGTGAGCGTGGCGCAGCACAGCTTCGCGCTGTTCTTCACCTCGTTCATCGTGCTGTTCGTGCTCACCGGAGTCGGAAACGGCTCGACCTACCGGATGATCCCGATGATCTTCGCGGCGGAGGCCAGGAGCAGGGCCGAGGGCAGCGGTGAGGGCGCCGATTCGGTGACCAAGTCCGCGAAGCGGCAGGCAGCCGCCGTGGTCGGGGTGTGCGGTGCCATCGGCGCGTTCGGCGGGGTGCTCGTCAACCTGGTGTTCAAGTTCTCGTTGCAGGGTGCTGACAACAGCATCAGCTCCGCGCTGGTCGCGATCCTCGTGTTCTACGCGGTCTGTGTCGCCACGACCTGGTGGTTCTACCTGCGCAGCAGCTTCGCCACGCGGCGATCGCCGAGCCTTGCCCACGCGCGGGTGTGACCGTCCTCTCCCACACACAGGCCCTGACCTGCGAAGGGAGTTTTCGGTAACACCGCCGCAACGTCGCTGAAGCGGGGTGGACACGGCTCGTGGCGAGCATGAGGGCAGTTCCGCAAACGGAGGTTGGTCGATGAGTCGAACGTTGGTTGTCGTCGGGCACGGAATGGTCGCGCACCGGTTGGTGGAGGCCCTTCGAGCCGAGGACGTCGACGCGACATGGCGGATCGTGGTGCTCGCGGAGGAGTCGCGGCCCGCTTACGACCGCGTCGGACTGACGTCCTATGTCGACACCTGGGACCCCGATGCGCTCGCGCTGCCGGGTGCAGACTACGCCGGTGACGACGCTGTCGAGCTTCGGCTGGGCGATCCCGTGGTGGAGGTCGACAGGGCGAGCAAGCGAGTCTCGACAGCGGGCGGGTTCACCCAGGACTACGACGCCCTCGTGCTCGCCACCGGCTCGCGGCCGTTCGTGCCGCCGGTGCCCGGCCACGACCTGCCCGGCTGCTTCGTGTACCGCACCATCGAGGACCTCGACGAGATCAGGGCCGCGGTGCGGCGTGCACGGGAAGGCAAGGGCCGCCCCGCCGCCGCGGTGGTGGGCGGTGGCCTGCTGGGGCTGGAGGCGGCCAAGGCACTGCGCGACATGGGCCTTTCGCCGCACGTGGTGGAGATGGCGCCCCGGCTGATGCCGTTGCAGGTGGACGAGGGCGGCGGCAGCCTGCTGCGCAGGCTCATCACCGAACTCGACGTCACCGTGCACACCGGCACCTCGACCGACGCCATCGAGGCCGACAGGGGCAGGCTTTGCGCCAAACTGGGCAACGGCACCGAGCTTGACGTCGACCTGGTGGTCTTCTCCGCGGGTGTGCGTCCCCGCGACGACCTCGCCCGGCAGTGCGGTCTCGAACTGGGCGAGCGCGGTGGCGTGCTGGTGGACGACACCTGCCGCACCAGCGACCCGGACATCTACGCGATCGGGGAGTGCGCCGCGCTACAGGGCACGGTGTACGGCCTGGTGGCGCCCGGCTACTCGATGGCGGAGGTGGCCGCTGCCTCCCTGCTGGGCGCGCAGGCCTCGTTCCCCGGTGCCGACACCTCGACGAAGCTGAAGCTGATGGGCGTGGACGTGGCCAGCTTCGGCGACGCGCACGCCACCACCGAGGGCGCGTTGGAGGTGGTGTTCAACGACGCGGTCGCGGGCACCTACAAGAAGCTGGTGGTGTCCGACGATGCGCGCACCCTGCTCGGCGGTGTGCTCGTCGGCGACGCCTCGGAGTACAACGTGTTGCGCCCGCTGGTCGGCAGCGAGCTTCCGGCGGAGCCCGCAGCCATCCTCGCCCCGGAGGGCGGCGGCGCAGCCGTGGGTGTGGACGCGCTTCCGCCGCAGGCGCAGATCTGTTCCTGCAATGCCGTCACCAAGGGTGATCTCACCAGCGCGATCGCGGAGCAGGGCTGTGACAGCGTCGCGAAGCTCAAGGACTGCACCAAGGCGGGTACCTCCTGCGGCTCGTGCGTACCCATGCTGGGCAAGCTGCTCACCGCGTGCGGGGTCGAGCAGTCCAAGGCGATGTGCGAGCACTTCCCGCAGTCGCGAGCGGAGTTGTTCGAGATCGTCCGCGCCACCCGGATCACGACGTTCAGCGAGCTGATAACCAGATACGGCAGCGGCAAGGGCTGCGCGGTGTGCAAACCCGCCGTCGCCTCCATCCTGGCAACACTCGGCAACGGGCACATCCTGGCGGGCGAGCAGGCGACGCTGCAGGACACCAACGACCACTTCCTCGCCAACATGCAGCGCAACGGCACCTACTCGGTGGTGCCGCGAATCCCCGGCGGGGAGATCACCCCCGACAAGCTCATCGTGATCGGCGAGGTGGCCAAGGAGTTCGGCCTCTACACCAAGATCACCGGTGCGCAGCGGATCGACATGTTCGGCGCCACAGTGGACCAGCTACCCAGGATCTGGCGGCGACTCGTGGACGCGGGATTCGAGTCAGGCCACGCGTACGGGAAGGCGCTGCGCACGGTGAAGTCGTGCGTGGGCACCACCTGGTGCCGTTACGGGCAGCAGGACAGCGTGGGGCTGGCGGTGGAGCTGGAACTGCGCTACCGGGGGTTGCGCTCGCCGCACAAGCTGAAGTCCGCCGTGTCGGGTTGCGCGCGGGAGTGCGCCGAGGCCCGCAGCAAGGACTTCGGCGTGATCGCCACGGAGCACGGCTGGAACCTCTACGTCGGCGGCAACGGCGGTGCGCTGCCTCGCCACGCCGACCTACTGGTGTCCGACGTGGACACCGAAACCCTGGTGCGGATCATCGACCGGTTCCTGATGTTCTACGTACGCACGGCCGACCGGTTGCAGCGGACGGCTTCGTGGCTGGAGGAGCTCGAGGGTGGGCTCGACCACCTGCGCGCGGTGATCGTCGACGACAGCCTCGGCATCTGCGCCGAGCTGGAGGAGGCGATGGCGCAGCATGTGGCCAACTACGCCGACGAGTGGAAGGGCGTACTGGAGGACCCGGAGAAGCTGGCGCGGTTCACGACGTTCGTCAACGCGCCCGGGGTTCCCGA encodes:
- the nirB gene encoding nitrite reductase large subunit NirB yields the protein MSRTLVVVGHGMVAHRLVEALRAEDVDATWRIVVLAEESRPAYDRVGLTSYVDTWDPDALALPGADYAGDDAVELRLGDPVVEVDRASKRVSTAGGFTQDYDALVLATGSRPFVPPVPGHDLPGCFVYRTIEDLDEIRAAVRRAREGKGRPAAAVVGGGLLGLEAAKALRDMGLSPHVVEMAPRLMPLQVDEGGGSLLRRLITELDVTVHTGTSTDAIEADRGRLCAKLGNGTELDVDLVVFSAGVRPRDDLARQCGLELGERGGVLVDDTCRTSDPDIYAIGECAALQGTVYGLVAPGYSMAEVAAASLLGAQASFPGADTSTKLKLMGVDVASFGDAHATTEGALEVVFNDAVAGTYKKLVVSDDARTLLGGVLVGDASEYNVLRPLVGSELPAEPAAILAPEGGGAAVGVDALPPQAQICSCNAVTKGDLTSAIAEQGCDSVAKLKDCTKAGTSCGSCVPMLGKLLTACGVEQSKAMCEHFPQSRAELFEIVRATRITTFSELITRYGSGKGCAVCKPAVASILATLGNGHILAGEQATLQDTNDHFLANMQRNGTYSVVPRIPGGEITPDKLIVIGEVAKEFGLYTKITGAQRIDMFGATVDQLPRIWRRLVDAGFESGHAYGKALRTVKSCVGTTWCRYGQQDSVGLAVELELRYRGLRSPHKLKSAVSGCARECAEARSKDFGVIATEHGWNLYVGGNGGALPRHADLLVSDVDTETLVRIIDRFLMFYVRTADRLQRTASWLEELEGGLDHLRAVIVDDSLGICAELEEAMAQHVANYADEWKGVLEDPEKLARFTTFVNAPGVPDPTVSFRVEREQKVPVLLGVPEVSR
- a CDS encoding MFS transporter — its product is MTVLADNPTDQGRSSRRGRWIDHWEPEDARFWETTGKRTAWKNLAFSIFSEHVGFNVWVLMSIVVVNLPAIGYDFSVGQTFWLLIVPNLVGSTLRVPYTFAIPRFGGRAWTTVSSSLLMIPCVMLLYAVTNDSTPYWFFLLTAAAMGFGGGNFSSSMANISFFFPEGKKGLALGLNAAGGNLGVAVTQLLVPIVISAGTGINLGYAALMWMPVVVASAAFAWLFMDSITSAKPDGRSYRIAMRNKHTWVMSFLYIGTFGSFIGYSFAFPTLIKLSFTEYGDFVSLAFLGAAIGSITRPFGGWLSDRIGGARVTLWNFVGLVAGTVGVLVSVAQHSFALFFTSFIVLFVLTGVGNGSTYRMIPMIFAAEARSRAEGSGEGADSVTKSAKRQAAAVVGVCGAIGAFGGVLVNLVFKFSLQGADNSISSALVAILVFYAVCVATTWWFYLRSSFATRRSPSLAHARV
- a CDS encoding TIGR02569 family protein, whose protein sequence is MGPTRQRPPAHVCTAFGASLDDAEPLRGTSVWRCGDIVLRPVGERARAVWLAHTLAELDVPDLRIARPVRSTDGRWVIAGWSASRFVSGTPEHRPDDVVLTAVKLHQATVDFPRPPFLSDRTDIAAVADRMAWDELPGELDETKGGRWFEILAPSRRPVALADQLVHGGLFGSVLFDGAHPPGIVDFEPHYRPGEWGAAVAAIDALAWGGADAGLLRRWSHLPEWPQLLLRAVMFRLAYHALHPRSTASALDGLRVAASEVSHLL
- a CDS encoding molybdopterin oxidoreductase family protein; this translates as MTISKDAEVKPRQFPTNAGGLCQKGWTSAALLDSPARLTTPLVRRAGELRPACWSEALDLVASRLGQLVAEHGPDSVAVFGGGGLTNEKSYLLGKFARVALGTSQIDYNGRFCMSSAAAAGNRAFGVDRGLPFPLTDLAEADAVVLVGANPAETMPPFVQHLRGASTKGGLVVVDPRRTPTAERANLHLAPAPGTDLALALGILHAVVADGLLRESVVAERTTGFDAAWRIAAAYWPERVERITGVSAADQRRVASLLAGARNAYVLTARGAEQHATGADTVSAWINLALALGLPGRPGSGYGCLTGQGNGQGGREHGQKADQLPGYRMITDPAARQHVAAVWGVRPDSLPGPGRSAYELLDALGTDSGPRALLVFGSNVVVSAPHSAHIADRLSTLDFLVTADLVLSETSALADVVFPVTQWAEEDGTMTNLEGRILLRRKAVDPPPGVRTDLEVISDLAARLGQPQDRFPADAETVFEELRAASAGGRADYAGVSYDRLRAGEALYWPVPSESHPGTPRMFLDGFAHPDGKARFVPVDHTGPAERPDPEFPLYAITGRVLPHYQSGAQTRLVDELNSIVSQCHVEVHPDVAARSGLRDGDLALVTSRRGEVAARVRCVDSMRPDVIFLPFHFPAEQRANLLTNPVLDPVSRMPEFKVCAARLTPKDGER
- a CDS encoding FAD-dependent oxidoreductase, with product MSPRDVVVLGYGMAGARLADEIRRRDPDAERVRLTVIGDEPHHAYNRVLLSAVVAGTMRADSVRLHDEHWAQAQRVELRLGVAATRIDRAARQVLLADGTRVGYDSLVLATGSRPRLPPVEGLTVDGYPAEGVVAFRTLDDCERILASADVGAPVAVLGGGLLGLEAARGLAGRGNLVTVVHPMGHVMERQLDAAAGGVLAGALARAGIDFRLGRTAARYVPGDGLKLDDGSHVEADLVVVSAGVRAQTGLAAEAGLAVDHGVLVDDALRTSDGRVFAIGDCAQHAATVAGLVQPAWDQAQVLADLLTGTDTAARYRGSTAVTRLKAKGIDLAALGEAHVESDDADAEVVCLRDAARDRYAKLVLRENRVTGAIVLGLPDAAAAITQLYDTNGPAPSDRLALLLGRALPSGAPNAASPADLPASAVVCRCNSVSKGTLVDAWRAGSSTVEELASVTRAGTGCGGCADTVRGISEWLASTS